One stretch of Candidatus Methylacidiphilales bacterium DNA includes these proteins:
- a CDS encoding CPBP family intramembrane metalloprotease, with protein sequence MHPLAALLLYLFLVLFSAALAAPFLYHALNEFLTYPFHRYVNRAYLIAAILWLPLLVTLLKIPSAETIGWKPSSQPLTKILIALFAGLISTTATILIHTALGWHIPNEHFYTLTPLLAGLLPAILVAPVEEILFRGFAQYAFCRALSTSPALLLTSISFATLHFIKVPPWPSDAPVTTLSGLQALSEAAYRAAFTCFTEPRGLGLLIAGLCLSWLRHTSDSLWLPIGLHAAWILGQKATMRAFHPTPDCPPWCENLISSPIAWLAMVLTTTFLCRAHTNPKPQTHTTKPS encoded by the coding sequence TTGCATCCCCTTGCTGCACTACTCCTTTACCTCTTCCTAGTCCTCTTTTCGGCAGCACTGGCAGCCCCATTTCTCTACCACGCTCTTAACGAATTTCTCACCTACCCCTTCCACCGATACGTCAACCGTGCTTACCTCATCGCTGCAATTCTCTGGCTCCCGCTGCTAGTTACCTTGCTCAAAATCCCTTCTGCAGAAACAATCGGATGGAAACCCTCCTCTCAACCCCTAACAAAAATCCTCATCGCTCTCTTTGCCGGCTTAATCTCAACCACAGCCACCATCCTCATCCACACCGCCCTCGGCTGGCACATCCCAAACGAACATTTCTACACCCTCACCCCCCTCCTAGCAGGCCTTCTACCCGCAATCCTCGTCGCCCCCGTTGAAGAAATCCTCTTCCGCGGCTTTGCCCAATACGCCTTCTGCCGTGCCCTTTCCACATCGCCAGCCCTCCTCCTTACATCCATTTCTTTTGCCACCCTCCATTTCATCAAAGTCCCCCCTTGGCCTTCAGACGCCCCCGTCACAACCTTAAGCGGCCTTCAAGCCCTCTCTGAAGCTGCCTACCGCGCTGCCTTTACCTGCTTTACCGAACCTCGCGGCCTCGGCCTCCTAATCGCCGGCCTTTGTCTCTCATGGTTACGTCACACAAGCGACTCCCTCTGGCTCCCTATCGGCCTCCATGCTGCCTGGATCCTTGGACAAAAAGCTACCATGCGCGCCTTTCATCCCACCCCCGATTGCCCCCCATGGTGCGAAAACCTAATCTCCAGCCCGATCGCATGGCTAGCAATGGTCTTGACTACAACCTTCCTCTGCCGCGCCCACACCAATCCCAAGCCCCAAACTCATACCACCAAACCATCTTAA
- the cysK gene encoding cysteine synthase A translates to MPLLNNIVESIGNTPLVKLNRITQGVEATIALKCEFRNPLGSVKDRIGAAMIEAAEREGRIKPGTVIVEPTSGNTGIALAFVCAAKGYPLILTMPESMSLERRTLLALLGAKLVLTPAAEGMRGAINRAHAILNETPGAWMPQQFENPANPEIHRRTTAEEIWRDTDGKIDILVAAVGTGGTITGVSEVIKGRKPSLRSIAVEPKDSPVITQTLRGEPIKPGPHKIQGTGAGFVPKNLNLSIVDEVITVTNEEAFVMARRLALEEGILAGISSGANVHAALEVAKRPENKGKLIVTVACSTGERYLSTPLADEAKRALGA, encoded by the coding sequence ATGCCACTTCTCAACAATATCGTCGAGTCTATAGGAAACACCCCGCTAGTTAAACTCAACCGCATCACACAAGGCGTCGAGGCCACAATTGCCCTGAAGTGTGAATTCAGAAACCCGCTCGGAAGCGTAAAAGACCGCATCGGTGCCGCAATGATCGAGGCCGCTGAACGTGAGGGAAGAATTAAGCCAGGCACTGTTATCGTAGAGCCGACCTCAGGCAACACCGGCATCGCTCTCGCTTTCGTCTGCGCAGCAAAAGGTTATCCGCTAATTCTCACGATGCCGGAAAGCATGAGCCTAGAACGCCGCACCTTATTGGCATTGCTCGGCGCAAAACTCGTCTTAACTCCAGCAGCAGAGGGAATGCGAGGCGCAATCAATCGTGCCCATGCGATTCTAAACGAGACGCCAGGAGCATGGATGCCCCAACAGTTTGAAAATCCAGCCAATCCAGAGATTCATCGCCGCACCACAGCAGAAGAGATTTGGAGAGATACCGATGGTAAAATTGATATCCTCGTCGCAGCAGTCGGCACCGGAGGCACGATCACCGGCGTGAGCGAAGTCATCAAAGGACGCAAGCCTTCCCTTCGCTCCATCGCCGTCGAGCCAAAAGACTCACCCGTCATCACCCAGACTCTCCGCGGAGAACCTATTAAGCCCGGACCCCACAAAATTCAAGGAACCGGAGCTGGCTTTGTGCCAAAGAATTTGAACCTAAGTATCGTCGATGAAGTAATTACCGTTACCAACGAAGAAGCTTTCGTAATGGCTCGGCGACTAGCTTTGGAGGAAGGCATACTCGCAGGCATCTCCTCAGGAGCCAACGTTCATGCAGCTTTAGAAGTAGCCAAGCGACCGGAGAACAAAGGTAAACTCATTGTAACGGTTGCCTGCAGCACTGGAGAACGTTATCTAAGCACCCCACTAGCGGATGAAGCCAAACGAGCCTTGGGTGCTTGA
- a CDS encoding glycosyltransferase family 4 protein has protein sequence MKVLFINQVYPPDPAATGQQQAALAEALVKEGHEVTVVTSRRGYDNPSLSYPKKELKNGVKIRRVWHAGLGKSAKWKRAIDFATYALSCFFELLKLQKHDVIVTLTTPPLISVLGVLFSKAWQARFVYWIMDLNPDEAIAAGWLAEESAPAKILEKVSRLSLNAAQAAIVLDSFMAERIRLKGVEEDKIHILPPWALREGGAYDLRGRETFRREHRIEDRFVIMYSGNHSPCHPLDTVLQAALKLREDREVLFCFVGGGTEYKKVQAFREANGLTDQILCLPYQPFEKLAASLSSADLHLVVMGNPFVGMIHPCKIYNVMSLGIPCICLTPRPSHLTELVDAVADDEAMRAISHGEVEKLVEAILHFKAKGKGRRSHKMIEVASRYTEAELIPKHIQVIIGDGA, from the coding sequence GTGAAAGTTTTATTCATCAACCAAGTCTATCCTCCCGATCCTGCAGCTACAGGCCAACAGCAAGCGGCACTGGCCGAAGCCCTTGTCAAAGAGGGTCACGAAGTGACCGTAGTCACAAGTCGTCGCGGCTACGATAATCCTTCCTTGTCATATCCGAAAAAGGAGTTGAAGAACGGCGTAAAAATTCGGCGTGTATGGCATGCTGGGCTTGGCAAAAGCGCCAAATGGAAGCGAGCTATTGATTTTGCAACTTATGCGCTAAGCTGTTTCTTCGAGCTTCTCAAGCTACAAAAGCACGATGTCATTGTCACGTTAACGACGCCGCCTTTAATATCCGTCCTAGGAGTCCTTTTTTCAAAGGCATGGCAAGCACGGTTTGTCTACTGGATTATGGATCTAAATCCAGACGAAGCAATCGCGGCAGGCTGGCTCGCAGAAGAAAGCGCTCCAGCAAAAATTTTAGAGAAAGTCTCTCGATTAAGTCTGAACGCGGCTCAAGCAGCGATCGTGCTCGATTCGTTCATGGCTGAAAGAATCCGTCTCAAGGGCGTCGAGGAAGATAAAATTCATATCTTACCCCCATGGGCTCTACGAGAAGGTGGAGCTTATGATCTGCGAGGCCGCGAGACTTTTCGTCGAGAGCACCGGATCGAGGACCGTTTCGTTATCATGTATTCCGGCAATCATAGCCCGTGTCATCCTCTGGATACAGTGCTTCAGGCTGCATTAAAATTGAGAGAAGACAGGGAAGTGCTCTTTTGCTTTGTAGGCGGGGGCACTGAATATAAAAAAGTGCAAGCCTTTCGTGAAGCAAACGGCCTGACAGATCAAATCCTTTGCCTGCCTTATCAACCTTTTGAAAAACTCGCAGCTTCGCTGTCATCTGCAGATCTTCATTTGGTCGTGATGGGAAATCCCTTCGTCGGGATGATTCATCCATGTAAAATTTACAACGTTATGTCCCTTGGGATCCCCTGTATTTGCTTAACCCCCAGGCCAAGTCACTTGACGGAACTCGTCGATGCAGTCGCTGATGACGAGGCTATGCGTGCTATTTCTCACGGTGAGGTAGAGAAGCTTGTCGAGGCGATTCTACATTTTAAGGCTAAGGGTAAAGGACGTCGATCTCACAAAATGATAGAAGTAGCCAGCAGATACACCGAAGCAGAGTTGATCCCAAAACACATTCAAGTGATCATAGGAGATGGCGCATGA
- a CDS encoding bifunctional folylpolyglutamate synthase/dihydrofolate synthase, whose protein sequence is MTYREAVALLSHYRHLGAKFDLHNISLLLQALGNPHHHLPFIHIAGTNGKGSTAAFLHALLTHLGYRTALYTSPHLISLRERIRISHQLIPQETFARHLSTLHTTAQRLSITPTFFEILTALAILYFAEEKPDFIVWETGLGGRLDATNVVQPLLTCITPIGYDHQDLLGPTLTHIATEKAGIIKPHVPLILAPQPPEAHQVLIAKARALQAPIHEASSLISQKQPLNPQPPDYLQPTTLADHPFHLSLRGPHQIHNAAVALQAALLLPLKQNTATRIQAAQQAFASTQWPGRLQLLNPSPPTFLDGAHNVSATQALAHTWQHTFSLPPARLIFSALADKDLPALIEPLRPITAELILVPLPDPRAASIQTLTQAWHPITPRLIAPYPEIAARLPTLPPIPTLITGSLRLVSEVLAHHSSIPADLLAERHLNDLLHPTPPNHKLNH, encoded by the coding sequence ATGACCTACCGCGAAGCCGTCGCCCTCCTCAGCCACTACCGTCACCTCGGCGCAAAATTCGACCTCCACAACATCTCCCTCCTCCTCCAAGCCCTCGGCAACCCCCATCACCACCTCCCCTTCATCCACATCGCCGGCACCAACGGCAAAGGCTCCACAGCCGCCTTCCTCCACGCCCTCCTCACACACCTCGGCTACCGCACCGCCCTCTACACCTCCCCCCACCTCATCAGCCTCCGCGAGCGCATCCGCATCAGCCATCAACTCATCCCCCAAGAAACCTTCGCCCGCCACCTCTCCACCCTCCACACCACCGCCCAACGCCTCTCCATCACCCCCACCTTCTTCGAAATCCTCACCGCACTCGCCATCCTCTACTTCGCCGAAGAAAAACCCGACTTCATCGTCTGGGAAACCGGCCTCGGCGGACGCCTCGACGCCACCAACGTCGTCCAACCCCTCCTCACCTGCATCACCCCCATCGGCTACGACCACCAAGACCTCCTTGGCCCCACCCTCACCCACATCGCCACAGAAAAAGCCGGCATCATCAAGCCTCACGTCCCCCTCATCCTTGCCCCACAACCCCCCGAAGCCCACCAAGTCCTCATCGCCAAAGCCCGCGCCCTCCAAGCCCCCATCCATGAAGCCTCCAGCCTCATCTCACAAAAACAACCTCTCAACCCGCAGCCTCCTGACTACCTCCAACCCACCACCCTCGCCGACCACCCCTTCCACCTCTCCCTACGCGGCCCCCACCAAATCCACAACGCCGCCGTAGCCCTACAAGCTGCCCTCCTTTTACCGTTGAAACAAAACACCGCCACCCGCATCCAAGCCGCCCAGCAAGCCTTCGCCTCCACCCAATGGCCAGGCCGCCTCCAACTCCTCAACCCCTCACCCCCCACCTTCCTCGATGGCGCCCACAACGTCTCCGCCACCCAAGCCCTCGCCCACACCTGGCAACACACCTTCAGCCTCCCCCCCGCGCGCCTCATCTTCAGCGCCCTCGCCGACAAAGACCTCCCAGCCCTCATCGAACCCCTCCGCCCCATCACAGCAGAGCTCATACTCGTCCCCCTCCCCGACCCCCGCGCCGCCTCCATCCAAACACTCACCCAAGCCTGGCACCCCATCACCCCAAGACTCATCGCCCCCTACCCCGAAATCGCCGCACGCCTTCCCACCCTCCCCCCAATCCCCACCCTCATCACCGGCTCCCTCCGCCTCGTCAGCGAAGTCCTCGCACACCACAGCTCCATCCCCGCCGACCTCCTTGCCGAGCGCCACCTCAACGACCTCCTCCACCCCACCCCCCCAAACCACAAACTCAACCATTGA
- the accD gene encoding acetyl-CoA carboxylase, carboxyltransferase subunit beta, protein MPEMPAIPAGTKKTDIPKGLWTKCPSCKEVLYTKELEDNQMVCKHCGHHFAISAPQRLRFLLDEGSWQEYDPDMTSVDILDFKGTKSYTSRLREYKKKTGLKDAALYGTGKIEKIPIVLAIMDFNFLGGSMGSVVGEKITRAIELATEKRLPLIIISASGGARMYEGMFSLMQMAKTSAALARHAEKRLPYISILTNPTMAGVMASFASLGDLILAEPKAMIGFAGARVIKETTHQELPKGFQTAEFLLDRGLIDRIIHRHQMRAELAQLLRYLDR, encoded by the coding sequence ATGCCCGAAATGCCTGCCATCCCCGCCGGCACCAAAAAAACCGACATCCCCAAAGGCCTCTGGACCAAATGCCCCTCATGCAAAGAAGTCCTATACACCAAAGAACTCGAAGACAACCAAATGGTCTGTAAACATTGCGGTCATCACTTCGCCATCTCCGCACCTCAACGCCTCCGCTTCCTCCTCGACGAAGGTTCCTGGCAAGAATACGACCCCGACATGACCTCCGTCGACATCCTCGACTTCAAAGGCACCAAATCCTACACCTCCCGCCTCCGCGAATACAAAAAGAAAACCGGCCTCAAAGACGCTGCCCTCTATGGCACAGGCAAAATCGAAAAAATCCCCATCGTCCTCGCCATCATGGACTTCAACTTCCTCGGCGGCAGCATGGGCTCCGTCGTCGGTGAAAAAATCACCCGCGCCATCGAGCTCGCCACCGAAAAACGTCTCCCCCTCATCATCATCTCTGCCTCCGGCGGCGCCCGCATGTATGAAGGCATGTTCAGCCTCATGCAAATGGCCAAAACCTCCGCCGCCCTCGCCCGCCACGCCGAAAAACGCCTCCCCTACATCTCCATCCTCACCAACCCCACCATGGCCGGCGTCATGGCCTCCTTCGCCTCCCTCGGCGACCTCATCCTCGCCGAGCCCAAAGCCATGATCGGCTTCGCAGGCGCCAGAGTCATCAAAGAAACCACCCACCAAGAACTCCCCAAAGGATTTCAGACCGCCGAATTCCTCCTCGACCGCGGCCTCATCGACCGCATCATCCACCGCCACCAAATGCGCGCCGAGCTCGCTCAACTCCTCCGCTACCTCGACCGCTAA
- the metE gene encoding 5-methyltetrahydropteroyltriglutamate--homocysteine S-methyltransferase: MTPSHLLTHNLGFPRIGSNRELKRALESFWKGQSTADSLLHTASQIRIQNWTLQKQAGIQLIPSNDFSLYDQVLDMSCLLGNIPQRFPHTQPTVDLTLYFSIARGATADCCHPQGIAASEMTKWFDTNYHYIVPELSPTTTFKIATSKPFDEFNEALALGIRTKPVLLGPLTYLHLSKSQDPHFDKLSLLPKLLPTYTEILSRLAQLGAEWIQIDEPILVLDLDPTWKNSFPPTYQTIRQSIPNTKILLATYFGDLRDNAPIALSLPIDALHLDLARAPHQLDDLLPSIPANLSLSLGVVDGRNIWRNDYTQSLSLIQRALQSLGPDRLLIAPSCSLLHSPISLRHETKLDPQIKSWLAFAEEKLHEITALAQIATHQAPATLLQENQSILQSRRNHPHTYRPEVRSRLATLRPEDARRHSPFPIRQQHQRAALHLTPFPTTTIGSFPQTPEIRQARLQLKNGQITQEAYNTFIRQKIAECIRIQEDLGIDVLVHGEFERNDMVEYFGELLDGFIFTQNGWVQSYGSRCVKPPIIYGDVHRPHPMTVEWTTYAQSLTSRPVKGMLTGPVTILQWSFVRDDIPRSDTARQIALAIRDEVIDLEKAGIRIIQIDEPAFREGLPLRQADRPHYLQWAIEAFRIASSPVADSTQIHTHMCYSEFNDIIESIGQLDADVISIETSRSNMELLDAFTRYRYPNEIGPGVWDIHSPRVPTVEEMTQLLEKAASLIPPHNLWVNPDCGLKTRNWPEVQASLKNMVTAAHQLRQKHTPTQNSK; encoded by the coding sequence ATGACCCCATCCCATCTCCTCACCCACAACCTCGGCTTCCCCCGCATCGGCTCCAATCGCGAACTCAAACGCGCCCTCGAATCCTTCTGGAAAGGCCAATCCACAGCCGACTCCCTCCTCCACACCGCCTCCCAAATCCGCATACAAAACTGGACCCTCCAAAAACAAGCAGGCATCCAACTCATCCCCTCCAACGACTTCAGCCTCTACGACCAAGTCCTCGACATGAGCTGCCTCCTAGGAAACATCCCCCAAAGATTCCCGCACACTCAACCCACCGTTGACCTCACCCTCTACTTCTCCATTGCCCGCGGCGCCACAGCCGACTGCTGCCACCCACAAGGCATCGCCGCCAGCGAAATGACCAAATGGTTCGACACCAACTACCACTACATCGTCCCCGAGCTTTCCCCCACCACCACCTTCAAAATCGCCACCTCCAAACCCTTCGACGAATTCAACGAAGCCCTCGCCCTAGGCATCCGCACCAAACCCGTCCTCCTCGGTCCACTCACCTACCTCCACCTCTCCAAATCCCAAGACCCACACTTCGATAAACTCTCTCTGCTCCCCAAGCTCCTCCCCACCTACACAGAAATCCTCTCACGCCTCGCACAACTCGGCGCCGAATGGATTCAGATCGACGAGCCAATCCTAGTCCTCGATCTCGACCCCACCTGGAAAAACTCCTTCCCACCCACCTACCAAACCATCCGCCAATCCATCCCCAACACAAAAATCCTCCTCGCCACCTACTTCGGCGACCTCCGCGACAACGCCCCCATCGCCCTCTCCCTCCCCATCGACGCCCTCCACCTCGACCTCGCCCGTGCCCCACACCAGCTCGATGACCTCCTCCCCTCCATCCCCGCCAACCTCTCCCTCTCTCTCGGCGTCGTGGACGGCCGCAACATCTGGCGCAACGACTACACCCAGTCCCTCTCCCTCATCCAACGCGCCCTCCAATCCCTCGGCCCCGACCGCCTCCTCATCGCCCCCTCCTGCTCCCTCCTTCACTCGCCAATTTCCCTTCGTCACGAGACTAAACTAGACCCACAGATCAAAAGCTGGCTCGCCTTCGCCGAAGAAAAACTCCACGAAATCACCGCCCTCGCCCAAATCGCCACCCACCAAGCCCCAGCCACCCTCCTCCAAGAAAACCAATCCATCCTACAGTCCCGCCGCAACCACCCCCACACCTACCGCCCAGAAGTCCGTTCCCGCCTCGCCACCCTTCGCCCAGAAGACGCACGCCGCCATTCCCCCTTCCCCATCCGCCAACAACACCAACGCGCCGCCCTCCACCTCACCCCATTCCCCACCACAACCATCGGCTCCTTCCCTCAGACCCCCGAAATCCGCCAAGCCCGCCTCCAACTCAAAAACGGCCAAATCACCCAAGAAGCCTACAACACCTTCATCCGCCAAAAAATCGCCGAATGCATCCGCATCCAAGAAGACCTCGGCATCGACGTCCTCGTCCACGGCGAATTCGAGCGCAACGACATGGTCGAATACTTCGGCGAGCTCCTCGACGGATTCATCTTCACCCAAAACGGCTGGGTCCAAAGCTACGGCTCCCGTTGCGTCAAGCCCCCCATCATCTACGGCGACGTCCATCGCCCACACCCCATGACCGTCGAATGGACCACCTACGCCCAATCCCTCACCTCCCGCCCCGTCAAAGGCATGCTCACCGGCCCCGTCACCATCCTCCAATGGAGCTTCGTCCGTGACGACATCCCCCGCAGCGACACCGCACGCCAGATCGCCCTCGCCATCCGCGACGAAGTCATCGACCTCGAAAAAGCCGGCATCCGCATCATCCAAATCGACGAACCCGCCTTCCGCGAAGGCCTCCCACTACGCCAAGCCGACCGCCCCCACTACCTCCAATGGGCAATCGAAGCCTTCCGCATCGCCTCCTCACCCGTCGCCGATTCCACCCAAATCCACACCCACATGTGCTACTCCGAATTCAACGACATCATCGAATCCATCGGCCAACTCGATGCCGACGTCATCTCCATCGAAACCTCCCGATCCAACATGGAACTCCTCGACGCCTTCACCCGCTACCGTTATCCGAACGAAATCGGCCCCGGCGTCTGGGACATCCACTCCCCGCGCGTCCCCACCGTCGAAGAAATGACCCAGCTCCTCGAAAAAGCCGCCTCCCTCATCCCCCCACACAACCTCTGGGTCAACCCCGACTGCGGTCTCAAAACCCGCAACTGGCCTGAAGTCCAAGCCTCCCTAAAAAACATGGTCACAGCCGCACACCAACTCCGCCAAAAACACACCCCCACACAAAACTCCAAATAA
- a CDS encoding tyrosine recombinase → MLNSEPSFSSNSSENLWAKEIEACMAWLAVEKSHAEKTQINDLTHLRHFQNWAHKQGLLDLSSIRESHLYAYFDEQKRQRRWSPSTLKMAAIVLRHFFSFLHDETLIPHNPAEHLAIPKIPQRLPASLPTDFLERIFLVAAADKTPLGLRNLAILEVLYGCGLRVTELITLLIENYLPAEGFLRVIGKGNKERLVPIGARAAEALENYFREARPRLARPARPVPEIFLNEHGAPLTRERIRQILRELLKKAGIRAKLYPHLLRHTFATHLVRRGADLRAIQEMLGHASITTTQIYTHVEIERLKSVHNLYHPRQRSFGAFDGG, encoded by the coding sequence ATGCTTAACAGCGAGCCGAGTTTTTCTTCGAACTCTTCTGAAAACCTTTGGGCAAAGGAAATAGAAGCTTGCATGGCTTGGCTCGCTGTTGAGAAGAGCCACGCCGAAAAAACGCAGATCAATGATCTCACCCATCTCCGGCATTTTCAAAATTGGGCGCATAAGCAAGGCCTCCTGGATCTCAGCTCGATCAGGGAGAGTCATCTCTACGCCTATTTTGATGAGCAAAAGCGTCAACGTCGCTGGAGCCCATCCACCCTTAAAATGGCTGCAATTGTCCTTCGGCATTTCTTCAGCTTCCTCCATGATGAAACGCTTATTCCGCACAACCCCGCCGAGCATCTCGCCATTCCAAAAATTCCCCAACGTCTGCCGGCCTCGCTTCCGACGGACTTTCTTGAGCGCATCTTTCTAGTCGCCGCAGCCGATAAGACTCCGCTCGGCTTGCGCAACCTCGCCATCCTCGAGGTGCTCTACGGCTGCGGTCTGCGCGTTACTGAGTTGATCACTCTTCTCATCGAAAACTATCTGCCGGCAGAGGGATTCCTGCGCGTCATCGGCAAAGGAAACAAAGAACGCCTCGTCCCGATCGGAGCGAGAGCTGCTGAAGCGCTTGAAAACTACTTTCGCGAGGCGCGTCCTCGACTTGCTAGGCCAGCGCGACCCGTTCCAGAAATTTTCCTCAATGAACATGGAGCCCCTCTCACGCGTGAGCGCATTCGCCAAATCCTTCGTGAACTGCTCAAAAAAGCTGGGATTCGAGCGAAACTCTACCCCCACTTGTTGCGCCACACTTTTGCTACGCATCTCGTCCGACGAGGAGCGGACCTCCGCGCCATCCAAGAAATGCTCGGCCACGCCAGCATCACTACGACTCAAATCTACACGCATGTCGAGATCGAGCGGCTCAAAAGCGTTCACAATCTCTACCACCCGCGACAACGTTCTTTTGGGGCTTTTGATGGGGGCTGA
- a CDS encoding ComF family protein yields the protein MPTLASLIPPILISFIETTIRDTLDLLFPPTDTSTFDLIPIHRPFCHRCAAPIFTPIHPDNPIPIPSCRNCADFIRYLDWARAPYQEKGTVRQAIIQYKYQNVHTWLPHLISWIEEAYRQFAAHLPWDGVVPVPLHPIRKADRTFNQSEDLALALSKHHQLPYLPCLQRIIHTPKQSLLTRSERLQNLNQALILNPKFDVHGLSLLIIDDVLTTGATAEACAHILKKHGARFVAALTIARA from the coding sequence GTGCCCACCCTAGCCTCCCTCATCCCTCCCATACTCATAAGCTTCATCGAAACAACCATCCGCGACACCCTAGACCTACTTTTCCCTCCGACAGACACTTCAACGTTTGACCTCATCCCCATCCATCGTCCATTCTGCCACCGCTGCGCTGCACCCATATTTACTCCCATTCATCCAGATAATCCCATTCCCATCCCCTCCTGCCGCAACTGCGCCGACTTCATCCGATACCTCGACTGGGCGCGCGCCCCCTATCAAGAAAAAGGCACCGTCCGCCAAGCCATCATCCAATACAAATACCAAAACGTCCACACCTGGCTCCCTCACCTCATCTCCTGGATCGAAGAGGCTTACCGCCAATTCGCTGCGCATCTTCCCTGGGATGGCGTCGTCCCCGTGCCCCTCCACCCCATACGAAAAGCAGACCGCACATTCAACCAATCCGAAGACCTCGCCTTAGCCCTTTCCAAACACCACCAGCTCCCATACCTCCCCTGCCTCCAACGCATCATCCACACCCCCAAGCAATCCCTCCTCACCCGCTCCGAACGCCTCCAAAACCTCAACCAAGCCCTCATCCTCAATCCAAAGTTTGACGTCCACGGCCTCAGCCTGCTAATCATAGACGATGTGCTCACCACTGGTGCCACAGCCGAAGCCTGCGCCCATATCCTCAAAAAACACGGCGCTCGATTCGTCGCAGCCCTCACCATCGCCCGTGCATAA
- a CDS encoding N-acetylmuramoyl-L-alanine amidase has protein sequence MNPILVHLSATVAMLAALTIVLAQNEEAMESIQNPAPEVSSASEIQPQEASSDSTQAAPSVPTAEANIPQEEEDWAPPIQASEWQRLEKYHYTITRTVFEDKLNLLYDPQGALRNYIRLHDEMVEIYDRPIDEPGAQHVFTLNFARSPSEVRAVPRVYRTAREFKAQRSQNPQAKPLSGLRVAIDPGHIGGAWGPIEMRSVEFPGIGTVQEGDFNIITAHLIRQQLEEYGATVFLTRQTTEPVTTVRPKDLYEQARKAIYERSPDVAARLRHLPIEEQDRQLGERLIRVANYIFARTAEKVARAEKLQKEFQADLTLVLYINATPTSGRGELTTDNRNTFFVHGAYMPSELAHASQRLALFEKLLSRTNATEFYVASKIAEAFAEITKLPPVLYGDSPSTRQLDPENPYVIARNLAANREYPGPVVVTEPYFMNNRIVALRLLAGDYEGEREIEGTKFRSIFREYAEGVVRGLLKAYGDSELVINSAHHSS, from the coding sequence ATGAATCCTATCTTAGTCCACTTATCTGCTACAGTGGCTATGCTGGCTGCGCTCACAATCGTCCTTGCTCAAAACGAAGAAGCCATGGAATCTATACAAAATCCGGCCCCAGAAGTCTCTTCTGCATCTGAAATTCAGCCACAAGAAGCATCGTCGGATTCAACTCAAGCTGCTCCTTCAGTTCCTACAGCCGAAGCTAATATCCCCCAAGAGGAAGAGGATTGGGCCCCACCCATTCAGGCCTCTGAGTGGCAACGCCTAGAAAAATATCACTACACTATCACGCGCACCGTTTTTGAGGATAAACTCAACTTGCTTTATGATCCACAAGGCGCGCTCCGAAATTATATACGTCTTCATGATGAAATGGTGGAAATTTACGACCGTCCTATCGACGAGCCAGGAGCGCAACACGTCTTTACGCTTAATTTTGCCCGAAGTCCAAGCGAGGTGAGAGCAGTTCCTCGTGTTTATCGCACGGCTCGAGAGTTTAAAGCTCAACGTTCTCAAAATCCACAAGCCAAACCGCTCTCTGGTTTAAGGGTCGCAATCGATCCTGGACACATTGGCGGAGCATGGGGGCCGATCGAAATGCGTTCAGTCGAGTTCCCAGGTATAGGAACAGTGCAAGAAGGCGATTTTAACATCATCACCGCGCATTTAATTCGACAACAACTCGAAGAATACGGTGCCACAGTCTTTCTTACACGCCAAACAACTGAGCCGGTCACAACAGTGCGACCGAAGGATCTGTATGAACAAGCCCGAAAGGCTATTTATGAGCGAAGCCCGGATGTCGCTGCACGCCTGCGACATTTACCGATCGAGGAGCAAGATCGTCAGCTCGGTGAACGACTGATTCGTGTGGCCAATTACATTTTTGCGCGGACTGCTGAAAAGGTGGCAAGAGCGGAGAAGTTGCAAAAGGAATTTCAAGCGGACCTCACCTTGGTGTTATACATTAATGCAACACCTACGAGTGGACGTGGAGAATTGACGACTGATAATCGCAATACGTTTTTCGTTCACGGCGCTTATATGCCATCGGAACTAGCCCATGCCTCGCAGCGGCTCGCGTTATTTGAAAAACTACTTTCTCGAACGAATGCTACTGAGTTTTATGTGGCGAGTAAAATTGCCGAAGCATTTGCAGAGATAACAAAGTTGCCACCAGTGCTATATGGTGACAGCCCTTCTACGCGTCAACTCGATCCAGAGAATCCTTATGTTATTGCCAGAAATTTAGCAGCCAATCGAGAGTATCCAGGGCCTGTAGTGGTCACCGAGCCTTATTTTATGAACAATCGCATAGTAGCTTTGCGTCTTTTAGCGGGTGACTATGAGGGAGAACGAGAAATTGAGGGGACAAAATTTCGAAGTATCTTTAGAGAATATGCCGAAGGAGTCGTCAGAGGACTCCTGAAGGCTTACGGTGACAGCGAGCTGGTCATCAACTCGGCACACCATAGTTCCTAG